One genomic segment of Oenanthe melanoleuca isolate GR-GAL-2019-014 chromosome 5, OMel1.0, whole genome shotgun sequence includes these proteins:
- the LOC130253947 gene encoding calcium-binding protein 2-like, giving the protein MSWGHPSSPHPAGTINGGGGAQGEVTGSRSLPARCPPGPGPMPRSHGDKGTPKDKEPPQKGKGGHEEGEKPSKTPEDAGAPAPKNSDSESRHGSHGQKGGKKGPADPHAAATKTYSPFLNTVFGKERELSPEELDELLDAFKEFDTDQDGYISYKDLGECMRTLGYMPTEMELIEISQHIKMRMGGRVDFEDFVQMMGPKLREETAHMVGVRELKIAFREFDMNGDGEISTAEMREAIAALLGEQLKAQEVDEILQDVDLNGDGHVDFDEFVMMLSSR; this is encoded by the exons atgtcctggggacaccccagcagtccccatcctgcagggacaATAAACGGGGGTgggggagctcagggagaggtgacag GGTcccgctccctgcccgcccGCTGCCCACCCGGCCCCGGCCCCATGCCACGCTCCCACGGGGACAAGGGGACCCCCAAGGACAAGGAGCCCCCGCAGAAGGGGAAAGGGGGGCACGAGGAGGGGGAGAAACCCTCCAAAACCCCCGAGGACGCCGGTGCCCCGGCCCCCAAGAATTCCGACTCCGAATCCCGGCACGGCAGCCACGGGCAGAAGGGTGGGAAGAAGGGTCCCGCGGACCCGCACGCTGCTGCCACCAAGACCTACTCGCCCTTCCTCAACACCGTCTTTGGCAag GAGCGGGAGCTGTCACCGGAGGAGCTGGATG agctgctggacgCCTTCAAGGAGTTCGACACGGACCAGGATGGCTACATCAGCTACAAGGACCTGGGAGAGTGCATGCGCACGCTGGGCTATATGCCCACCGAGATGGAGCTCATCGAGATCTCCCAGCACATCAAGATGAGGA TGGGTGGCCGTGTGGACTTCGAGGACTTTGTGCAGATGATGGGCCCGAAGCTGCGGGAGGAGACGGCGCACATGGTGGGCGTGAGGGAGCTCAAGATCGCCTTCCGCGAG TTCGACATGAACGGCGACGGGGAGATCAGCACGGCCGAGATGCGCGAGGCCATCGCGGcgctgctgggggagcagctgaAGGCGCAGGAGGTGGACGAGATCCTGCAGGACGTGGATCTCAATGGGGACGGCCACGTGGATTTCGATG AGTTCGTGATGATGCTGTCGTCCCGGTAA